GGTGGCTCTGTGTTCCATTTCGCTACCATAAACGCACGGTTCCAAGAGGATTTCGACCTAcaaaaacaacatcgttttaatattaagatttaagaaataattttaaaaaaaataaaaaatatatagattttaatatatttttttaacaaaaaatatgtagattttaaaaattaattttaaaaaataaaaaatatatatattattttgatgtattttaaaacaaaaaaaaactttgaaaagtaatcgttatcacaatatcaaatattaatatatttggtattatgataatttttgtagttatgatttaaaaaaaaaataggtttagaAAATTCTCTTTTAATCGTGGTTGgctgatttaaaatatatgtttaattaaaattataaataaaattattattaaataaaaaataatttaaaagtgttttgttCCAGAATGATTTTGCAACTCTGATTCATGAAAGTTATTATATTGATAATGAAACGACTAAATACAACTTGTATTACTTTtgtggttttgaattttattattatacctTGGATTATCAATACATCATAAATATAGCAATGTAACATTAAGGttttactttaattattaaaactcaAAGGAAATTTCAATTTAAGCTGAGCACAAATGACCATCTTGCATATGGCCGAAGAATACAATTAATAAGCATACATTAGATAGTTGCTAGCTGCGATTCGAAGAAAGACAGAAAACACATAGTAAGGTTTACTCCGACAGTTGTAGACTTGCCAGAATCAGCAATTGATCAACTGGTTGTTCTTAGGAAAACTACATATTTATACATAGGAACAGTAGCCTGACATTTTTTGGACACCTACTAAGGGAAAGCAGCAGACAGGAATTCCTCATCCTCCTCAAAAATCTGCAAATTCTTGGACTGCATCAAGAACTGAACTGCTTCTTCATTGAAACTGACCAGGACAGCCACCTTGATCAGCTCAGAGAGTGCGCTTATATGATCTTCTTTATCCCACAACACACCCTCAGCTATGGCTTCCGCTAAATAAGTGGCATATTCAACGCGAACTTTGGGTCCTCCAGCCTTGTCTGGCTTCTGTGTATACAACTTTGAACTCTTTCTATCCCAACGAATCATTCGACTTCCTCTTACCTTCACAATCTCCCCTGAAGAGAGTGACAAACTATAGCTTGCAGTAATTGGCTCCGCCGTCACAAGGGCAGTGATGTTGAGGAGGCACCGGACAGCTTCATGCCTCCTTTTCACTTGCATTTTTAAAGAAGGATCAGCTAAAAAGCCAAGAATGAGGCGAACCATCTCTTTTCCTATAAAAAGGACTCTTGGATTCAACGGTTTGAGTTTCACCCCATCTGCCAAGGACAGTTCTTCCTTCCGTGCTGATTCAGAAATTGTGCGAACTCCGATTTTCCTGTATATTTCAAGCAACTTACTTCGGGGCAAAGAAGGCAAGCTTGGCTGAGGATACCAGACAAGTACTGGGCGAGGAGAATGCTTTTCAAAAAGTTCCTTCAGAAGAAGGTCATCAGCTACAAAAACATCGTTCTTGTCTAACAGCAAAATTTCTCCACGGCCAGAATGAACAGGCAGTTTCATTAAGCCATCAGCAAGAGCTGTCTCCACCTCTGAGCTCCATTGACTCATAACACACTCCCAGAATGCACAACACTGAGCATGTGATAATTGGTATCCTGAAGTTTCCCAAACTTTCCAAAGCTTGCAGTGAGAATCAAAAGAAGGATAAGAAGTGACATTAAATGCAGTGGAGAAGAAACAAAGCAAGTCCGGCTCGTAGTATTCctccaaaaaattaaactgcTGACCAAAAAGACCATCTCTGTTGTGCAGGACACATTCTTCTGGATTAACCCACTTACCGTTCTCGTCTCCATCAGGAATCCAAATCTTTCTGGTTGCATCACTTTCTGGCATCCACtcatttttgctcaaaaatttGAATATTCGAACAATAGTGGAAAAATCAGAATGGTGATATAAGTTACTGGCTAGCAATGGGCATGCCTCTTCCACTTCAACAGTAACTCCTATAGAGCTCAGCTCTTCCCTATATGATGTGATGTTAGATCCATAAAACACTTCATCAATGAAAGGTCCGTCAGTGCTCTTCAAATACAAACCCCATTTGGAATCAAACAAGCAACAATTGTCTGGAGTCCTGTAGCCAACATGGGTTCTTAACCACTCTCGACgaacatttttttgaaaagtgtcAGGAAAGGAGTAATCCTTCTCTTGCAATAAGATTCGGATGCACTCCAGCAAAGAGAGCACATTCTCAGAAGTTATGTGACAAGGATTCAGAGGAAAATAAAGACCCGCAGCCACAAATTTCACACCAGCTTTAAATTTAACAACAACTCCCATCTTCTTCAGCTCCTTTTCATATTCACGAATACCCTTCCCGTAGAACTTGTCACTATCATCAATGAACGGAAGGAGAGTAATTGCAAGGATTGACTCCCATTCAGGACCATACAGGATGCAGTTTCCTGGACATCTATAATCACCGAGCCGAGTCCTCAACCAATTCACTTTGCGGATGCACTTCTTCAGATCTGAAGGAAATTTAAGAGAATTTTCCTTTAGCTTTCTGTAGCACGACAGGAacgaaaaaacattttcttttgaaatggAAGAAAACGATGCCTGTCGTTTAAAAGAGTGGACGAACACATTGACAGCCTCCTCAAAATCTACCTTAACTCCCAGCTGCTTCAACTCATTTTTGCGAGGGGTGATGCGACTTTCATAGAAATTATGATCAATCAATGGGACACTGTTGAAAACCTCTAGAAGGGAGCCCCATTCAGGATCAGGAAAGAAACATTCACCTGGAGATTTGTAACCGACATTTGTCTTCACACATCTCACGCCTTTAAGAGCTTTGGCAAGTTTGTCTGAAGATGTTGAATGATGCATGCAATCTAATATAAACAGAAGAGCCTCTGCTGTCAGAGAAGATGAAAATGAAGACAGTAAGTTGTCAACAACCATCTGGTAATTCTCATTGAAGTCAACTATGACACCAAGCAACTGAAGTTCTGCTTTGAAACAATTAATTTCTTCACCATAATCATCTTTATCAATGAAGGGTATTTTACTGATCTGCCTTGCAGTTTTCCATTCCTCACTGTATAGAACTGATCCATTTGGAGACGTGCGACCATGGGAAGTTCTTAACCATCTGCCTTCTTTCATTTTGCTGACAAAGTCATCCGGAGAAAGAAAATTTTGCTTCAAAAATCTGATGAAATTGAGTATTGATATCACATAGCTTCTGGACAAAGTGGATGAAGCTGCAAGAGACATCAGATGATTTCCAATAAATCTACACGCTTCCCCATATTTGAACATGACTCCAATTGTTTTTAGCTCCTCTTCGTACTCCTTAATCTTATCACCATAAAAACCCTGGTCGATTAATGGGATATCCACAAGCACAGTTCCATTTTGCAAAGTCGTTCCCCAGTTTGAATTTCCACCATCTGAAGTAAGTAGGAATGACTGTGATGGTGGCCTGTGATCTGAAGAACCATTAACTATAATCATAAGCCAGCTACCGTCCTTTATGCAAGTTAACAACTTTTGTGGAATGCAAATTCCTCTGCGTTTTAGCTCTCGAATCCAATCCAACAGCAGAAATGCATTCTGTTTTGTGAGTGGCCCGGACAGAGTAGGTATTCCAGCATTGGGAGGAGATATATTTGGAATATCAGAAGCTTTGACACGAGTAATAAGGAATTCCATAAACTTTTCTTCCGATGTTCTAGTGCCAGCAAAACGTGCAGGATGCACGTAGTCCTCCCCGAGCTCGACGTAGTTTTCTTCCCTCCAAGGATTAGAACCAATCAACTCCACCCATTTGCTTCCGTTAGCAGGCACAAGAACTCCACTCCTTTCTTTGGTCACATGACCATAGCTATCTACTAGTGGCATTTTACCACACAAAGAATCAACCCCCTCTGCATCCAGATAACCCTGTAAAAATGACTGGTATAGGAAGCAAGCATAGGCGATGGTGTTCTTCCTATTATCATTAAGATGATTAGTTACTTTTTCTGCATAGCCACGTAAATTTATCTTAGAAACTTTCACCTCAACTCCAAGCCATTGCAGGATGGCCTCCTTCTTAGAAAATGAATGGATGGCTTCCTGTGTATTTTTCGGCAGGAAAAATCTATTTCCAACAAATCCAAATTCCTTGTTCCAATCAATCAACCAAGATATATAATGAGTTTCATGTGATCGACATAACAACCTCTCACTGTTCTTCTGAGCTGATTCGTTGATGCTGCACAAAGACACACTACCATCACGATCTACATATTTTATAAGTGGAATGTCGCCCATCGTGGTGGTGCAAAACTTCGTACGCCAATTATTGGCCACAAAAAGAAGAATTTGCAGATAAACATCTTCTGAGACTCCCATTAAGAGATTAGAACTCCGAATGCACCTTGCATACCATTCATTGTTCACATGTCCCACACCCAAGAAATCAAGTATATGATCATACTCAGGTTTATCAAAGTGAGAACTCAGAACATACCAGCCATGGGATGAAAGGTTATGAAATCTCACCCCTTCCTTCCTTGCCTTTTTCAACACACTCCAGAATGCAGGCATTATTCGACCAATTTCTGATGGTTTGTGGAAGAACTTCTGCTCCGTGAAAGGCTCACTTGGAACAATTTCTTCATCAGCCAGCTTTACTTTGATTGATTCCCTCACAGCATTAAGTGTTGGATAGTGAGAACTCTTGATTGGCAAGAACTGGAAAAATCGAGGCAGAGTAGACACCGGTGCATCTTCTCTCGTTTTGACTAACGAGACTAATGCATTAATAAAAGCAAGCGGCACACAATCAAGAATCCCTTGATTCCAATTGTCATCCAAAAGTATTGTTTCCCTAGATGATGCCAGAATAAAATCTGCTTGAATTATGAAGGGGAAATTGGTGACCATCTCCGTAGGAAGAAACGCATAGATTCCAGGCAAGCTCATTCCTCGACGGAGACGCTCTCCATTAGGAAAAGCCAGAGTGATTACCCAATCTTCCACTCCCATTCTCTTCTcgactctgtttttttttttcactggaaACTTCTGTTTCCACACAGAATAGCTGCATTCTCTGTCTTGCTCATCTGTACTGTTTTCCTCCGCAGACAGATGGAGTGTGTAGGACTCTGCATCCATGCTCTCCCTAGTCCTGAAATTAGTTTCTTTTGTAATAGCTATTGCACTCACTGTATTGAGCCTAGGATCCTCGTTCTCTTCCCTGACAGAAAGGCTTTTAAtctttgaaagaaataaaagcacTTCAGGATGAATGCTGGACAGCTGCTGCTTCACAGGCTTCACCTTGTCAGGTTTCAGGGGCAAGACTAATGTTGTTGTCGGAAGAGTTGAATTGGAACCGTATATTTGTTTAATGTCAGAAAGAGATGGATTCTCCTCAACCCATTCAGGAACAACGTATCCAAGATTGCAGTGGGGGCAAGGCTTTTCATTGAAGCGTATCTGATAGCCGTTGCTGAATATGATAGGCTGAGGAGTGATCAGAAACACACTCTTGAACCCAATTCCTGAAAATCAACCAATTGATTGGTACTTTAGAACAACAGTAGACATACAGTATAAAACCTTTCCTATGGATAAAGATCGTAAAGATCGTGCACTAAATTCAGAGTCAAGTAGAGAAATCTACTTTAATAAATAACTTAATCACAAGTCTTGTTCTCCATACTTATCATGAACGACAAATAATTAAACGCACATGGGCATGGAGCTTAAGATTGGCCTTGCTGATTTAGAACTCACGAACTACAGAATCACTTCTGCTTTGTGGTCTTTGGAATCAACCACGACGTTGACAATAGAAAAAGATTTTCTGAAATTGTCAACATTGAGCAGAATGGtctcttttcaatattttattcacATTCAGCATAAACATATAAGATCAATATTCCATTTAAACCTGGGAGGCTACCAGTTGAAATTTAGTCAGGAATGAGTGAGTGAGAAAAATACCTTTCTCCCCAATATAACCACGTTTCCTGTTGCCTTTCTTAGTGGAATTCCCAACACTGCAAATCGACTCTATGTTTCTAGCAGAAAAACCCTTCTCGCTATTGAAGATCAGCAAAGTAGCTGGTGCACCGGTGGCTGTTATATCACGAGATGTTATGACGAACTCGAGCGAAGGGTCTATACCTTCCAAGTACTCATTGTCTTCTGCATTCTGAGAATGAAAATTCACCACTTGGTAAATTACACATCCAAGATTTAAGTACTTGAAAATTAAGCAACACATGCATGTATAATGTTGTTTTGTGACCAAGATCCATATAAAAGATAAACGGTAATCCCTACGTACGAGGTTGAAAGGATATTAATGTAGGAAACGCAATGTTTACTTAATTTGTGATGCAAGTGGTTTTAATTAGTAATTGTGCGTCTGTCATAACTCCCtagtatatttattatttggaATTAAAGAAAACACCAAGACTCAAGGGTCAGCATGGGAACAAAGCTACTAGCAAGTCATTGACCACCAAGTCAACACATCATCATTCTCTTTACTACATAAACAGATAATCAAGTAAAACCAAcacaagaaagaagaaaaggaaagaaagaaaaacctgAATGAGTTCCATGAGAAAGTGGACATCTTTAGTGTAGAGCTCGGCAGAGAGATACTTGACAGCCTGATCAAGCATAGGAGCCAAAGGGTTCCTTTCTCCGCCTATTGAGAATGTCGTTTTTCTAATGTGCTCTATGTGTTCTCTCGGACTCGCCATTGCAACGAAAACCAAAGGATTCGATACACTAAAGATGTGAAATTAAAACCGAGATGGAATTTCAAGCCTTGAGAAAAATTAGTGGTGTGGTCTAGCTATGAAGAGGGAAGAGTACTGGAGAGATTGTGAATATTGGAAGCTTAACATGGAAGACAGCAAGTTTGGTCTTGATGGGGGGAATAAAGTGGAAAGCTATAGATGAGTCATTAGACACCGTGGTCTCGCTTTGAAGGAGAGACCTCTTAAAAAATCACTGTCTCTCGGTCTTCTTGGAGACGCCGCTTGCTTTAAATTTAGGGAGGACCTCAATTTAGCCCTGGAATATATGTCGATTCTTAATTGCATCCCAAtcctataaattttatcattccatTCCACACATTTTTTTCATACATTTCTCAATTGATTACTTTTgtccttatttttaaaatgtttttttatcttttgtgcGTATGTTATGCATCAATTCgaagaaatattaataaaaagacttgattgagaatgttttgaaatgattgggattaaatttataaaatctacAGGTTTTGTATTTAATCGAGAATGTGTACGTAGGTCAGGGACTAAAATGAATTCCCTTAAATTTACCCAAAGAGCGTGGAAATTCAAATCACTCCTGAGGGAACGAGCGACCTTTGGGGTCCAGCGTGAATAAAAGATTTTCGtacggaaaaacaaaaaaatgtcaaaTACAAAAAGCCATGagaataaaaagacaaaagatGTGTCTTTTAAGACAAAAGATGGAGTTTGTAGTATTTTTAGTAAATATTTCTCAACTCTTGGTGAAATGCTAACGGGGAGATTCCATCAATAAATCCTGTCGGTGGGGtcttttaagatttgtttttaaaattatttagaataaataatataaaattattaaaattaattgtaaaaaaaaccacaaataaaattttattaaacatcaaaattaaagaaataaagttaaataatattcattataaatttaatatgttttccaaaaaaatattaaactcaaaCAATAAcggagctggaggaggaggcCGGTTGTTTTTTTGACCATACGGCCAAAAAGGAGGCGCACATGTATCATCCTTATGTGATGTAATGTTCATGATCATTTGGGGGAGTTGTTCATAATTCGCCGAGAGTTGCTCATATTTTTCAGTGAGATGAGTCGTGTGTTGTTCATAATTTGCTGATAATTGCTTGTATTTTTTGGTAAGATGAGCcgtgtgttgctgcaaggccacgaacttcTTAGACTGGGTGCTCGATAccgattgggagctcccaacaaTTGAGACTACGGGCTGCCCACAAGTTATCGGTTGTAATGTTGGAGAGCTCGTacacccgatttttatcgggtccaccggACGATCCTATCTCCATCCATAAATCCAGATTAAAATTCGGATGGGTCGAAGGCTCGTCCCCATATCTTTCCCTCAACCGGCTATTATAGGCCTcctgaaaatgataaagaaatcatcatattcaattcaataaaaataataacttacgaaataaaatggttgaacgaaCATACCATAAAGTGTTGAGCGGTTGTCAACAAACTAttgcacccccttttggcggtcttcaCTCCTCACGTGCGTCACTACAAACAGCTCAATTAGGCTCGGCTCACGTTCAAGAGACGTagcctgtaagaaaaaaaattaattaagtaacaacaaattaattaacgatatatttcatttaaattaatattatcattcgttttgcatgtgcagcaaacaaaacagagttgtcGATGTGCGTTTTCACTGAACCATGAATGCAAACAAAGAAATCCTTTTTGTTCTATCTGTACTTGTTATTCGGTGGCAAGAAacgacggtgacagtaaaaaaaaaagttttacctccgtttgttagcgtgaatgccttgttgttttccattcagTATGGACATGCTAATTTTCCATGCGTGCTACAACTAGAaaccattccataagctggaaaatcattgatagtccacatcaaaccTGCCCTcataataaaattgtgtttccttgatatatcataagtcaaaactccggaggaccacaactgtgtcaactcatcaatcaacggtcgaagacaaacatctatattacAGTCTGGACTGCTCGGACCGGATATGACagtatataaaaacatgaactccgaccTCATACACATCCTCGGTGGCAAATTATAAACCGTGAGTATGACCagccaacaagaataaagaGCAACAAATGACCCGAATGGGTTGAATCTGTctatacacaacccaagacgcacgttccttgattcagctaaaaagtgaaaatgcacactgttaaagtgttTTCATGCTTcaccgtcagaaggatgcaccatcattccatcaaccgcatcatgtgatTGGTGTCATACCATGTGCTCAATAGTCATtagtgacataaataacctctacAATCTATATGTAATTGGAAAGTAtccaaattttttatataccaTGAGATTCTTTCCCCTGCTAGTTTTGGGTTTGTAATGGGAATGCCCACATGTCATGCACTTGGTcagctcagcattttcaagatactataacatgcagaagttagggcacatgtcaattttctagtatcataaaccgaggggtttcatcatggacgttgcagcatagaagttctctttcagcctattCCCTTtaagtaaaatgcttctcgcccattcGATAATTTTGTCATAACCGACCTCACTCAACTCGTGatttgacttgatggtgaacacctattCTACGGCCAATAATTTACTATGGTTTGTGCAGTCATCCCATAATAGTTCCTTAAAATCTTTCAACAGGtcaaaaaacctagctatatctgcattaggttcttcttctactattggacattgactgacattatcttaattcattctcattgcatccataatcaTATTCCTGTAAGGATTACTGTTGTTATTTGcaacttcatgcacgttgctagcactagaaatTGACTCAACCACCCTTTCTTTCATGCTCTTATTACAAACAAATAGTTCTctgtgtgcataccaacacatgTAATTCTTCATAAACCCTttatgtagaagatgcatcattacaacatctggatgtagatactttttattttgacacttcctgtatggacacctaataccgcctccagtaaaatttttAGGAATAGATgttacaaaattaataaaacccctGAACCTCgttacaataattcatcattCACAATCTTTGGGGTGAATATCAATACATCCATGAACaaccatgacttctatcgaacctctataaaattatgatgacaacacttattaattaactatgttaggtaaataaattttcaaaaatattgatttacctcgagattatccaacaaactaattaaaacttcttataaatattcattatcaattctcaatgtccatacaaatttatacatataaatttatagaaattaCGACTTCGCAAtagcattgataaaaattaaaacggaacccattaaacaagctattaattatttcaccacaacacatgtaattcggtaattcaacaaagtttcaataatttacaaacaaatataattttacaaaatctaaaacaaaccataacaagtacaaaattatatattcatactacaagtttgtttgagaaataacaataaaacatgtatatacactaacaaaacaataaaattgccatttaaatgttaaaattaaaaaagatatatttacttataaaaaatgataaaatccacaaTAAATCAGAATATGGAtattgtgaccacaaaacttaaagaaatatgACTTGTGTTGAAAAGatggagattttttttgaaGGGGTTTTTTGCAGTTTGGGAGGGGAGAGCTGGGatagggaagaagaaggagaaaagggGGAGGGGATAGTCGGCAGAGTTGTGATATATTAacttttaccgatggaatcaccgatgaaatcaccgacggactcaTGTTGTCGTTGGTTCTGTCAGCAATTCTGATGGTGAATTGGTCACATCACTGTACAAAGATCCCGGTTTGAATCCCTCGATGATTCCGTTGATAAAATCTCCGGCAAAAACTTTCACTTCAGCAAACCACCTTTTTTGTAAATTCTATATATTctgtcggtatataccgaccgcattatttcatcaataaatacCAATGGAATTATAGACAGAATAGTATTTGTCTGTATTTATCACCGTAATGTACTGAGAGAATCATTCTGTCGgtcattttattagttttaggtaaatttctggtagtgaatattatattaaaatgatataaaaattaaaaaaaattcaaataaaaaaaatttaaaatttataataacagCATTTGTACCGAACAGGGTACATGGTGTATTTAAAGCATTTAAAAGTTGAGAGCAacggttttaacataaaagaaaatagaaagcgAAATTTCCTGGCTCCATTAATGTTTCTGTACGAAggagagacttttttttttttgttagtgaaAGTTTCCTTTAAACTCTGATTCGACCGCCTAAAGTCCTCCTCAAGTCAAGGCCAACAGTACCTTATATCAGAAActtcaaacttgaaaaaaaaaaaaatttaaaaagaacttttttttaattaattttttttagtgtttttaaatattttaatataaaataatttttaaaaaataaaaaaatattattttaatatatttctaaaaaaaatactttaaaaatcaactattatcataattttaaataatatttttaatataaaaaaatgaattccaCACGGACCTGGAAGAcataatatgatataaaaattgaattttttttaataataaggatgctataataataaactttgaagaaattttatagcagattgtttgtttttgtgttttaaaagtgtttttaatttttttattaacttcaaattaatatgtttttagtgtttttaaatcattttaatgtgttgatgtcaaaaataatttttaaaaaataaaaaaatataattgatatatatatatatatatattttaacataaaaaattatttaaaaaattaaccgtAAATATACTGCCAAACAAACTGAACTCAAGCCCTAGGTTCTATTTTTCTGTTTGATCGGCATATCTCATTCACTCTCTGTCTTTGAATGATACAAGACTTCGGTACCAAGTGCTTTGCTCTGTCTTAAATGATATAAGGCAAGTTGTGTTGATTAAAACTATGATTTAGAATAAGCAGATATATTAAACTATGTTATTTACTTAGTATTCTTTTAAACAGTGTCATTTCctgaaaatcttattttatccttcaaaagaaattctaaaaataagcTATAATAATTATAGCATCCAATACCACAGGAGATAAACTGCCAATTGCCTAAacaatttggattttgacaaaaTGACACAAGAACATATATGTAACTCTCAGGTAGAAAGAGATGTGCGCGCACACACACCAGGTGCTCCTCTTTATCTTTTGTGTATTGATTtcacttcttcatcttcatttttttattttttcaattcaattcatggattttattttttattccaatattcatcttaattctcccttttcttttgttttttgtttttttttttaaaacatagatCCAGATGCAAGGACTGTATCTCCTTGTTTATGATATGTTCGTGAGATCTGCAACCAAAAAAAGACACCACAACGGCACAACCTACAAATACACTGGAAAAGAGACACAAGAAGTTGTTTTTAAGTTGATATACTAGGTCATCCTGGCTTACCCAAGtcaattaaaactttgattttttatgtgtaAAACTTGATCCAAACTCTAGATGAATCAATTTCTGAATTAAACTATTAAGTtagattgagttttaaaatcaaatcccGAGCCAACTCGTGCAGCCaaactagattttaaaattgtaataatgGATTGATACGAAAActctattgaaaaaaattatctctttgtaattattgtttttcatatagAGGCagaataataattgaaaaaaacaaaccctaatcaaaatatattcaaatgacCATGCGTACAGCTACGAAGTtaacaa
The sequence above is drawn from the Populus alba chromosome 15, ASM523922v2, whole genome shotgun sequence genome and encodes:
- the LOC118057511 gene encoding uncharacterized protein → MASPREHIEHIRKTTFSIGGERNPLAPMLDQAVKYLSAELYTKDVHFLMELIQNAEDNEYLEGIDPSLEFVITSRDITATGAPATLLIFNSEKGFSARNIESICSVGNSTKKGNRKRGYIGEKGIGFKSVFLITPQPIIFSNGYQIRFNEKPCPHCNLGYVVPEWVEENPSLSDIKQIYGSNSTLPTTTLVLPLKPDKVKPVKQQLSSIHPEVLLFLSKIKSLSVREENEDPRLNTVSAIAITKETNFRTRESMDAESYTLHLSAEENSTDEQDRECSYSVWKQKFPVKKKNRVEKRMGVEDWVITLAFPNGERLRRGMSLPGIYAFLPTEMVTNFPFIIQADFILASSRETILLDDNWNQGILDCVPLAFINALVSLVKTREDAPVSTLPRFFQFLPIKSSHYPTLNAVRESIKVKLADEEIVPSEPFTEQKFFHKPSEIGRIMPAFWSVLKKARKEGVRFHNLSSHGWYVLSSHFDKPEYDHILDFLGVGHVNNEWYARCIRSSNLLMGVSEDVYLQILLFVANNWRTKFCTTTMGDIPLIKYVDRDGSVSLCSINESAQKNSERLLCRSHETHYISWLIDWNKEFGFVGNRFFLPKNTQEAIHSFSKKEAILQWLGVEVKVSKINLRGYAEKVTNHLNDNRKNTIAYACFLYQSFLQGYLDAEGVDSLCGKMPLVDSYGHVTKERSGVLVPANGSKWVELIGSNPWREENYVELGEDYVHPARFAGTRTSEEKFMEFLITRVKASDIPNISPPNAGIPTLSGPLTKQNAFLLLDWIRELKRRGICIPQKLLTCIKDGSWLMIIVNGSSDHRPPSQSFLLTSDGGNSNWGTTLQNGTVLVDIPLIDQGFYGDKIKEYEEELKTIGVMFKYGEACRFIGNHLMSLAASSTLSRSYVISILNFIRFLKQNFLSPDDFVSKMKEGRWLRTSHGRTSPNGSVLYSEEWKTARQISKIPFIDKDDYGEEINCFKAELQLLGVIVDFNENYQMVVDNLLSSFSSSLTAEALLFILDCMHHSTSSDKLAKALKGVRCVKTNVGYKSPGECFFPDPEWGSLLEVFNSVPLIDHNFYESRITPRKNELKQLGVKVDFEEAVNVFVHSFKRQASFSSISKENVFSFLSCYRKLKENSLKFPSDLKKCIRKVNWLRTRLGDYRCPGNCILYGPEWESILAITLLPFIDDSDKFYGKGIREYEKELKKMGVVVKFKAGVKFVAAGLYFPLNPCHITSENVLSLLECIRILLQEKDYSFPDTFQKNVRREWLRTHVGYRTPDNCCLFDSKWGLYLKSTDGPFIDEVFYGSNITSYREELSSIGVTVEVEEACPLLASNLYHHSDFSTIVRIFKFLSKNEWMPESDATRKIWIPDGDENGKWVNPEECVLHNRDGLFGQQFNFLEEYYEPDLLCFFSTAFNVTSYPSFDSHCKLWKVWETSGYQLSHAQCCAFWECVMSQWSSEVETALADGLMKLPVHSGRGEILLLDKNDVFVADDLLLKELFEKHSPRPVLVWYPQPSLPSLPRSKLLEIYRKIGVRTISESARKEELSLADGVKLKPLNPRVLFIGKEMVRLILGFLADPSLKMQVKRRHEAVRCLLNITALVTAEPITASYSLSLSSGEIVKVRGSRMIRWDRKSSKLYTQKPDKAGGPKVRVEYATYLAEAIAEGVLWDKEDHISALSELIKVAVLVSFNEEAVQFLMQSKNLQIFEEDEEFLSAAFP